A part of Falco cherrug isolate bFalChe1 chromosome 16, bFalChe1.pri, whole genome shotgun sequence genomic DNA contains:
- the PSRC1 gene encoding proline/serine-rich coiled-coil protein 1 isoform X1: MAEERGMAVPAPRPPMCPPRWGAGAHPHVPPDVRFVTEESFDFGLLSPSDSQEEEEDEGEAGARAGGGSGRWSPLHGARLEEMVREATRLAAQLEQCHLSPSARHGPRSPRRETFVVKDSPVRALLPTVEPRGPPPATTRPPAKPRGAPTATTIPSTRKVSPSCHPTAVPKGPPGARVPPPNRLGPPRPCPAQGQGAAARGKSEPLQVGTAGQPKVRGGAAPCPPATRQPRTRATTVPVPSSRPPAPSAIPRAPGRTLAGGAAPGGRAPAARGVGAARAAPPATGSGCKPGPAPSRLRPPRKTAMSSTPR; the protein is encoded by the exons ATGGCGGAGGAGCGAGGTATGGCAGTGCCAGCGCCGCGGCCCCCCATGTGCCCCCCGCGCTGGGGGGCCGGGGCTCACCCGCATGTCCCCCCAGATGTCCGCTTTGTCACCGAGGAGAGCTTCGACTTCGGGCTCCTGTCCCCTTCTGACAG ccaggaggaagaggaggatgagggTGAGGCGGGggcgcgggccggggggggcagcgggcgcTGGAGCCCCCTGCACGGTGCCCGGCTGGAGGAGATGGTGCGGGAGGCCACACGCCTGGCAGCGCAGCTGGAGCAATGTCACCTGTCCCCCTCGGCACGCCAcggcccccgcagcccccgccgcgaGACCTTTGTGGTGAAGGACAGCCCGGTGCGGGCACTGCTGCCCACCGTGGAGCCGCGGGGACCCCCCCCGGCCACCACCCGGCCCCCCGCCAAGCCCCGGGGTGcccccactgccaccaccatCCCCAGCACCCGGAAG GTGTCACCCAGCTGTCACCCCACAGCGGTGCCCAAGGGACCCCCCGGGGCCAGGGTGCCCCCCCCCAACCGGCTGGGCCCCCCTCGGCCTtgccctgcccaggggcagggggctgcagcccggggcAAGTCAGAGCCCCTCCAGGTGGGGACAGCAG GCCAGCCAAAGGTGAGGGGGGgcgctgccccctgcccccccgccacCCGCCAGCCCCGCACCAGGGCCACCACCGTCCCCGTCCCCTCCAgccgcccccctgcccccagcgcCATCCCCAGGGCACCTGGACGGAccctggcggggggggctgCACCGGGTGGGAGGGCACCCGCGGCCAGAG GTGTGGGGGCGGCAcgggcagcccccccggccaCTGGCTCGGGGTGCAAACCCGGACCTGCCCCCAGCCGCCTCCGCCCCCCCAGGAAGACGGCGATGAGCAGCACCCCGAGgtga
- the PSRC1 gene encoding proline/serine-rich coiled-coil protein 1 isoform X2, producing MAEERDVRFVTEESFDFGLLSPSDSQEEEEDEGEAGARAGGGSGRWSPLHGARLEEMVREATRLAAQLEQCHLSPSARHGPRSPRRETFVVKDSPVRALLPTVEPRGPPPATTRPPAKPRGAPTATTIPSTRKVSPSCHPTAVPKGPPGARVPPPNRLGPPRPCPAQGQGAAARGKSEPLQVGTAGQPKVRGGAAPCPPATRQPRTRATTVPVPSSRPPAPSAIPRAPGRTLAGGAAPGGRAPAARGVGAARAAPPATGSGCKPGPAPSRLRPPRKTAMSSTPR from the exons ATGGCGGAGGAGCGAG ATGTCCGCTTTGTCACCGAGGAGAGCTTCGACTTCGGGCTCCTGTCCCCTTCTGACAG ccaggaggaagaggaggatgagggTGAGGCGGGggcgcgggccggggggggcagcgggcgcTGGAGCCCCCTGCACGGTGCCCGGCTGGAGGAGATGGTGCGGGAGGCCACACGCCTGGCAGCGCAGCTGGAGCAATGTCACCTGTCCCCCTCGGCACGCCAcggcccccgcagcccccgccgcgaGACCTTTGTGGTGAAGGACAGCCCGGTGCGGGCACTGCTGCCCACCGTGGAGCCGCGGGGACCCCCCCCGGCCACCACCCGGCCCCCCGCCAAGCCCCGGGGTGcccccactgccaccaccatCCCCAGCACCCGGAAG GTGTCACCCAGCTGTCACCCCACAGCGGTGCCCAAGGGACCCCCCGGGGCCAGGGTGCCCCCCCCCAACCGGCTGGGCCCCCCTCGGCCTtgccctgcccaggggcagggggctgcagcccggggcAAGTCAGAGCCCCTCCAGGTGGGGACAGCAG GCCAGCCAAAGGTGAGGGGGGgcgctgccccctgcccccccgccacCCGCCAGCCCCGCACCAGGGCCACCACCGTCCCCGTCCCCTCCAgccgcccccctgcccccagcgcCATCCCCAGGGCACCTGGACGGAccctggcggggggggctgCACCGGGTGGGAGGGCACCCGCGGCCAGAG GTGTGGGGGCGGCAcgggcagcccccccggccaCTGGCTCGGGGTGCAAACCCGGACCTGCCCCCAGCCGCCTCCGCCCCCCCAGGAAGACGGCGATGAGCAGCACCCCGAGgtga